CATCAAGTCGCTGGAGCCCCAGGTGGAGGTGATCCTGCTCACCGGACACGGCTCCAGCGAGGCGGGGATTGCCGGCATGCAGCGCGGGCTGTTCGATTACCTCATGAAGCCGGTGGACATCGCTGAGCTGGTGGACAAGATCGGCGAGGCAGCGGCGCGGCGGCGCCGGTCCCTGGCGGCAGAGGCGGACGCGCCTGCCGCCCCCCGATGACAGGGGCGGGCGCCGGTTGGCTGCCCCGCCCCCGCTGGCCGGGC
This is a stretch of genomic DNA from Thermodesulfobacteriota bacterium. It encodes these proteins:
- a CDS encoding response regulator — protein: METTSVLIVDDEQEFASTLAERLELRGLAATSVASGEEALDRLRGHLEVPDVVILDLKMPGIDGLEALVAIKSLEPQVEVILLTGHGSSEAGIAGMQRGLFDYLMKPVDIAELVDKIGEAAARRRRSLAAEADAPAAPR